Proteins encoded in a region of the Haloglomus salinum genome:
- a CDS encoding Mov34/MPN/PAD-1 family protein, translating into MRLFRSSGVIGIAEDALEFALEASEDAHPNEYMGFLRGEDASRLGLDRDGTVITDVLVIPGTESNPTSATVQEYMVPNSIKSAGSVHSHPNGVLKPSDADLMTFGKGKVHIIIGYPYGRHDWQAFDREGEPRDLEVLDVDLPDDEFFDFTQADIDEELRNEADERDTRFDGGDGW; encoded by the coding sequence ATGCGCCTGTTCCGGTCGAGCGGGGTCATCGGCATCGCCGAGGACGCCCTCGAGTTCGCGCTCGAGGCCTCCGAGGACGCCCACCCAAACGAGTACATGGGCTTCCTCCGGGGCGAGGACGCCTCGCGGCTGGGCCTCGACCGGGACGGCACCGTCATCACGGACGTGCTCGTGATTCCGGGGACGGAGTCGAACCCGACGAGCGCCACCGTCCAGGAGTACATGGTCCCGAACAGCATCAAGTCCGCCGGCTCCGTCCACTCCCACCCGAACGGCGTCCTCAAGCCCTCCGACGCCGACCTGATGACCTTCGGCAAGGGGAAGGTCCACATCATCATCGGCTACCCGTACGGCCGCCACGACTGGCAGGCGTTCGACCGCGAGGGCGAGCCCCGCGACCTGGAGGTGCTCGACGTCGACCTGCCCGACGACGAGTTCTTCGATTTCACCCAGGCGGATATCGACGAGGAACTCCGGAACGAGGCCGACGAGCGCGACACCCGATTCGACGGGGGGGATGGCTGGTGA
- a CDS encoding FAD synthase, protein MSGEERDIVDASQYERVVAQGTFDVLHPGHLHYLREAASLGDEVHVIIARSENVTHKEPPVLADQQRREMVDALDPVTEAHLGHLEDFFIPIERIDPDCILLGHDQHHDADGVRGALDGRGLDCDVRRASGREPRFEGELLSTGRIFDRICEERC, encoded by the coding sequence GTGAGTGGCGAGGAGCGTGACATCGTGGACGCGTCCCAGTACGAGCGCGTGGTCGCGCAGGGAACCTTCGACGTGCTCCACCCGGGCCACCTTCACTACCTCCGCGAGGCCGCCTCGCTGGGCGACGAGGTCCACGTCATCATCGCGCGCTCGGAGAACGTGACCCACAAGGAACCGCCCGTCCTCGCCGACCAACAGCGCCGGGAGATGGTCGACGCACTCGACCCTGTGACCGAGGCGCATCTGGGCCACCTGGAGGACTTCTTCATCCCCATCGAGCGCATCGACCCGGACTGTATCCTGCTGGGCCACGACCAGCACCACGACGCCGACGGGGTGCGCGGGGCGCTGGACGGTCGGGGGCTGGACTGCGACGTGCGACGCGCGAGTGGACGGGAGCCACGGTTCGAGGGCGAGTTGCTGTCGACAGGGCGCATCTTCGACCGCATCTGCGAGGAGCGGTGCTAG
- the psmA gene encoding archaeal proteasome endopeptidase complex subunit alpha, whose amino-acid sequence MQGQSQQQAYDRGITIFSPDGRLYQVEYAREAVKRGTASIGVRTEGGVVLAVDKRIRSPLMERNSVEKLHKADDHIGIASAGHVADARQLIDMARRQAQVNQLRYGEPIGVETLTKEVTDFIQQYTQVGGARPFGVALIVGGVEDGEPRLFETDPSGTPYEWQALAIGADRGEIEDYLEENYDESADLDTGIGLALGALASVNDGKLTPEGIGVAVIPSDTAEYEDLDDAQVESHLDEHGLLDTGEDADEDEE is encoded by the coding sequence ATGCAGGGACAATCACAACAGCAGGCGTACGACCGCGGTATCACCATCTTCTCGCCGGACGGCCGGCTCTACCAGGTCGAGTACGCCCGCGAGGCAGTGAAGCGCGGTACGGCCAGCATCGGTGTCCGGACGGAGGGCGGCGTCGTCCTCGCCGTCGACAAGCGCATCCGCTCGCCGCTGATGGAGCGCAACTCCGTCGAGAAGCTCCACAAGGCCGACGACCACATCGGTATCGCCTCCGCGGGCCACGTCGCCGACGCCCGCCAGCTCATCGACATGGCCCGCCGGCAGGCGCAGGTCAACCAGCTCCGCTACGGCGAGCCCATCGGCGTCGAGACCCTCACCAAGGAGGTCACGGACTTCATCCAGCAGTACACGCAGGTTGGCGGCGCCCGCCCGTTCGGCGTCGCGCTCATCGTCGGCGGCGTCGAGGACGGCGAGCCCCGCCTCTTCGAGACGGACCCCTCCGGCACCCCCTACGAGTGGCAGGCCCTCGCCATCGGCGCGGACCGCGGCGAGATCGAGGACTACCTCGAGGAGAACTACGACGAGTCCGCGGATCTGGACACCGGCATCGGGCTGGCGCTGGGTGCGCTCGCGTCGGTCAACGACGGCAAACTGACGCCGGAGGGCATCGGCGTCGCCGTCATCCCGTCCGACACTGCCGAGTACGAGGACCTCGACGACGCGCAGGTCGAGTCGCATCTGGACGAGCACGGGCTGCTCGACACCGGCGAGGACGCGGACGAGGACGAGGAGTAA
- a CDS encoding Rpp14/Pop5 family protein yields MKHLPKHLRPRWRYLAVELESGPDATFGREGLQRAIWYAAGNLLGDPGSADADLSVVRFEREGNEASPGRRDGRDGRDGGAEATAIVRVRREEVQRGRAVVACLDAVEGAPVRTRVRGVSGTVRASEEKYLNRPRAGTGDRTVAFAGADRRAWTRGRRVDVELADGHAGATELDYQGSDG; encoded by the coding sequence GTGAAGCACCTCCCGAAACACCTCCGCCCGCGCTGGCGCTACCTTGCGGTCGAGCTGGAGTCGGGCCCGGACGCCACGTTCGGCCGCGAAGGGCTCCAGCGGGCCATCTGGTACGCCGCGGGCAACCTGCTCGGCGACCCGGGGAGCGCCGACGCCGACCTGTCGGTCGTCCGGTTCGAGCGCGAGGGGAACGAGGCATCGCCCGGACGGAGGGACGGCCGGGACGGCCGGGACGGCGGTGCGGAGGCGACCGCAATCGTGCGCGTCCGGCGCGAGGAGGTCCAGCGCGGCCGGGCCGTGGTCGCCTGTCTCGACGCCGTCGAGGGGGCGCCGGTCCGGACGCGCGTCCGCGGTGTCAGCGGGACCGTGCGAGCCAGTGAGGAAAAGTATTTGAATCGGCCGCGAGCAGGAACAGGGGACCGAACGGTCGCGTTCGCGGGGGCCGACCGCCGGGCGTGGACCCGTGGCCGACGGGTGGACGTCGAACTGGCGGACGGGCACGCTGGCGCGACGGAACTCGACTACCAGGGCTCCGACGGCTGA